In the genome of Anas platyrhynchos isolate ZD024472 breed Pekin duck chromosome 21, IASCAAS_PekinDuck_T2T, whole genome shotgun sequence, one region contains:
- the TNNC2 gene encoding troponin C, skeletal muscle has protein sequence MASMTDQQAEARAFLSEEMIAEFKAAFDMFDADGGGDISTKELGTVMRMLGQNPTKEELDAIIEEVDEDGSGTIDFEEFLVMMVRQMKEDAKGKSEEELANCFRIFDKNADGFIDIEELGEILRATGEHVTEEDIEDLMKDSDKNNDGRIDFDEFLKMMEGVQ, from the exons ACGGACCAGCAGGCGGAGGCCCGCGCCTTCCTCAGCGAGGAGATGATCGCTG aGTTCAAGGCTGCCTTCGACATGTTTGACGCGGACGGCGGCGGGGACATCAGCACCAAGGAGCTGGGCACGGTGATGAGGATGCTGGGCCAGAACCCCACCAAGGAGGAGCTGGATGCCATCATCGAGGAGGTGGACGAGGATG GCAGCGGCACCATCGACTTCGAGGAGTTCCTGGTGATGATGGTGCGCCAGATGAAAGAGGACGCCAAGGGCAAGTCcgaggaggagctggccaacTGCTTCCGCATCTTCGACAA GAACGCGGACGGCTTCATCGACATCGAGGAGCTGGGCGAGATCCTCAGGGCCACCGGCGAGCACGTCACTGAGGAGGACATAGAAGACCTGATGAAGGACTCAGACAAGAACAACGACGGCCGCATCGACTTTGATG AGTTCCTGAAGATGATGGAAGGCGTGCAGTAA